In Dehalococcoidia bacterium, the sequence GTCTTGGTTACTTTCTGCGCTTTGGCGTCAATTTTGGGGACCTCACCCATCCATGTGGCCTCGGCGGTATTGTCTCCCGTGATTTCGATCTCGGGACTGAAGCCTCTGGGAAAAGTGGTGCCGGCAGGCGCTCCCGGGCCGACGACGGTTTGATACAGTTTGGCAACGGCTTGCTTCCCTTCGGCCTGAAGGGTGGGACGGCCGAAATCCACCCGAGAATTTTCCGAAAACAGATCAACGATTTCATTGACCAGCCCTTCGCGAACAAAGCGCCAGTACTTGT encodes:
- a CDS encoding nuclear transport factor 2 family protein yields the protein MHTHFENIRKLRYKYWRFVREGLVNEIVDLFSENSRVDFGRPTLQAEGKQAVAKLYQTVVGPGAPAGTTFPRGFSPEIEITGDNTAEATWMGEVPKIDAKAQKVTKTGFLYHEEYLREQGLWKISFLKISYTFIEEGKLVTPPGAR